One Rosa chinensis cultivar Old Blush chromosome 3, RchiOBHm-V2, whole genome shotgun sequence DNA window includes the following coding sequences:
- the LOC112194632 gene encoding uncharacterized protein LOC112194632, producing the protein MTCMSHSSNNKGLGPALYNLPTIAPEPSEDARKYTISHIEEMGNAFPILSFLQLMILSFIIRFLDALFFLLRNDDDFKMLFSGAKIYKLDCVDIMVLKNSVICSKKASVSFEDSCSGIVDEDDYLTEAFRTEVQKSYLSNEWASYIQCVGQKFRGGSPEFRDKLRKYAIEVGFSFVFIRNDWDRIHAVCSNWGTEGCEWNVRGYVLPANGCFIIGELDNVHSCKGVLRKQKHELLGSKIVKSCIEEDISYNLSLKPREIISKFKSAYGFDISYKVAWKAKQKAREMIYGSEADSFNMLTWYREAVFETNPGSSFVLEVDSSSNQFQRLFLAYAGCVRGFEFCLPILYVDGTFGKSVYKGQILCATGKNGNHGSSVLKDDVKKKFFELAYSCTEKEYRFHLRELREAGGANIIDPFLADLPVQNWCRAFFPGCRYGIMANSIAESFNAWFAVEREMPVYTMLDQTRIRVMQMMGERRDEAQLWTSQLTPVMEGRLKEGMEKACCFNVHYSDTNVYEVRSKYSYVVDLGTPSCSCKKWEINCFPCCHGLAAIQAASLDVYAFMDKYFYVDYYKKCYDFPIYPISNVDMASSESASNDFILPPNAKRPPGRPRLKRFKSRGECEKKLIRCGRCGKMGQHNKKTCTEPI; encoded by the exons ATGACCTGTATGAGCCACTCCTCAAATAACAAGGGCCTCGGGCCTGCTCTATACAACCTACCAACAATTGCACCAGAGCCTTCTGAGGATGCAAGGAAGTACACCATATCTCACATCGAAGAAATGGGAAATGCCTTTCCCATACTGAG ttttcTGCAACTGATGATATTGAGCTTCATTATTCGCTTCCTGGATGcgctattttttcttcttcgtaATGATGATGATTTCAAGATGCTGTTTAGCGGTGCCAAGATTTACAAGTTGGATTGTGTTGATATTATGGTGTTGAAGAATAGTGTAATTTGCAGCAAAAAAGCTTCTGTTTCATTTGAAGATAGCTGCTCTGGTAttgtggatgaagatgattacCTCACTGAGGCATTTAGGACTGAAGTTCAAAAGTCTTACTTGTCAAATGAGTGGGCTAGTTACATTCAATGTGTAGGGCAGAAATTTCGTGGCGGTTCCCCCGAGTTTCGAGACAAGCTCAGAAAGTATGCTATTGAAGTTGGGTTCAGCTTTGTATTTATTAGAAATGACTGGGACAGAATTCATGCAGTTTGTTCAAATTGGGGAACCGAAGGATGTGAGTGGAATGTCCGTGGTTATGTTTTGCCTGCAAATGGTTGCTTTATTATTGGTGAGTTGGACAATGTCCACTCTTGCAAAGGTGTTCTtcgaaaacaaaaacatgaGCTTTTGGGATCGAAAATTGTCAAGTCATGTATTGAAGAGGACATTAGCTATAACTTGTCATTGAAGCCAAGGGAAATTATCAGCAAGTTCAAGTCAGCTTATGGGTTTGATATATCatacaaggttgcttggaaagCAAAGCAGAAGGCTAGGGAAATGATTTATGGTTCTGAGGCTGATTCGTTTAACATGTTAACATGGTATAGGGAAGCTGTATTTGAGACGAACCCGGGATCGTCTTTTGTTTTGGAAGTTGATTCATCGAGTAATCAGTTCCAGAGGCTTTTCCTAGCTTATGCAGGCTGTGTTCGTGGCTTTGAATTCTGTCTTCCCATCTTGTATGTCGATGGGACTTTTGGGAAGAGTGTCTACAAGGGGCAGATACTTTGTGCAACCGGAAAGAATGGAAATCATG GCTCTTCTGTTTTGAAAGATGATGTTAAAAAGAAGTTTTTTGAGTTGGCATATTCATGCACTGAAAAGGAATATCGTTTTCATTTGAGAGAGTTGAGAGAAGCTGGTGGTGCTAATATTATAGATCCGTTTCTTGCTGATCTGCCTGTTCAAAATTGGTGCCGTGCATTTTTCCCTGGATGCCGTTATGGAATTATGGCTAATAGTATAGCTGAATCTTTTAATGCTTGGTTTGCTGTTGAACGGGAGATGCCAGTGTACACTATGCTTGATCAGACTCGGATTAGGGTGATGCAGATGATGGGTGAGAGGAGAGACGAGGCACAGCTTTGGACCTCGCAACTTACTCCTGTTATGGAGGGTCGTTTGAAAGAAGGTATGGAGAAAGCTTGCTGTTTCAATGTGCATTACTCCGATACAAATGTTTATGAGGTTAGATCAAAGTATTCTTATGTTGTGGACCTTGGAACTCCTTCGTGCTCTTGTAAAAAATGGGAGATTAACTGCTTCCCTTGCTGCCACGGTCTTGCTGCAATTCAAGCTGCGTCATTggatgtttatgcttttatggaTAAGTATTTTTATGTTGATTATTACAAGAAGTGTTATGATTTTCCAATTTATCCAATATCTAATGTTGATATGGCTTCTTCGGAATCTGCAAGTAATGACTTCATACTTCCTCCAAATGCAAAAAGGCCTCCCGGGAGGCCTAGGCTCAAGAGGTTCAAGTCTAGAGGAGAGTGTGAAAAGAAGCTCATTCGTTGCGGCCGATGTGGCAAAATGGGACAGCATAACAAGAAGACCTGCACTGAacctatttga